A region of Thermococcus piezophilus DNA encodes the following proteins:
- a CDS encoding proton-conducting transporter membrane subunit — protein sequence MDIVGFTPVIPILFAFALPLTSIIVKGNRKVTQAYALIGTGLTLLASYELFRQVYNSSKPLIYTFGGWAAPVGIIYEVDRMSALFALVTAVLMFLIAIYSYRYLEHEEGLEWYYTLYLGLEAGLLGVLLTGDAFNLFVMIEVTSIAAYALVMFYRDRGDSICAGLKYAFIGALGTTMYFLALGILYGAFGTLNMANLSALIHGLSFPIAGTTYGNIAIASGVALALATWAFLIKAAIVPNHFWLPEAHPAAPSSISAVLSGLVVNVGVYSLIRFLYTIYGGEVSGSLSGIIHALSVILIVLGAVSAFFGALMMNVQRDVKKLIAYSTVMHMGYLVMAVGVGTQLALQAAAFHIINHAIAKALLFLAAGVFIHAAGSRDISDLAGLGRQMPVATFSLAIATLSLVGIPPFNVFFSKLLLFNALMEKSFALAMVLVLSSVIALVAYVRVFQEIWLGKPKEKATVREHGSMSGVLLILAVICLLLGLFAPYIIEHYINPAVSQAMDYRLYIQAALEYATKLKMGL from the coding sequence ATGGACATCGTGGGATTCACCCCTGTGATACCAATACTCTTCGCCTTTGCTCTCCCGCTCACGTCAATAATAGTCAAGGGCAACAGGAAGGTGACTCAAGCTTACGCCCTAATAGGCACGGGCTTGACTTTACTAGCCTCCTACGAGCTTTTCAGGCAAGTTTATAACTCCAGCAAGCCTTTAATCTACACTTTCGGCGGTTGGGCCGCCCCAGTGGGAATAATATATGAAGTTGACAGGATGAGCGCCCTCTTCGCCCTGGTTACTGCCGTGCTGATGTTCCTGATTGCGATTTACAGCTACCGCTACCTGGAGCACGAGGAGGGCTTAGAGTGGTACTATACCCTCTACCTCGGCCTTGAGGCCGGTTTACTCGGCGTTCTCCTCACTGGCGACGCTTTCAATCTCTTCGTCATGATTGAGGTAACAAGCATTGCAGCATACGCCCTCGTCATGTTCTACAGGGACAGGGGCGATTCAATCTGCGCCGGCCTGAAGTACGCCTTTATCGGCGCTCTCGGAACGACCATGTACTTCCTCGCGCTTGGAATACTCTACGGGGCGTTTGGAACATTGAACATGGCCAACTTGAGCGCATTAATCCACGGATTGAGCTTCCCGATAGCGGGCACCACTTACGGCAATATCGCGATAGCTTCAGGTGTTGCTCTGGCTCTGGCAACGTGGGCGTTTCTTATAAAAGCAGCGATTGTTCCGAATCATTTTTGGTTGCCAGAAGCCCACCCAGCAGCGCCGAGTTCAATCTCGGCCGTACTCTCCGGACTGGTCGTCAACGTCGGTGTCTACTCACTCATCAGATTCCTCTACACCATCTACGGCGGCGAAGTCAGTGGTTCGCTCAGTGGGATTATCCACGCCCTCAGCGTTATCCTGATAGTCCTGGGTGCGGTTTCGGCATTCTTCGGTGCCCTCATGATGAACGTTCAGCGCGACGTGAAGAAGCTCATCGCGTATTCAACTGTAATGCACATGGGCTATCTGGTGATGGCAGTTGGCGTTGGAACCCAGCTGGCACTTCAGGCAGCGGCTTTCCACATCATCAACCACGCGATTGCTAAGGCATTACTCTTCCTTGCGGCTGGTGTTTTTATCCATGCCGCTGGCTCAAGGGACATCTCGGACCTGGCAGGCCTCGGCAGGCAGATGCCCGTCGCCACCTTCAGCCTGGCCATAGCAACGCTGAGCCTCGTCGGAATCCCGCCATTCAACGTGTTCTTCAGCAAATTGTTGCTCTTCAACGCTTTGATGGAGAAAAGCTTTGCCCTAGCAATGGTCCTTGTGCTGAGCTCTGTGATTGCACTGGTGGCTTACGTTAGAGTGTTCCAGGAGATCTGGCTCGGCAAGCCCAAGGAGAAGGCGACCGTCAGGGAACATGGCAGCATGAGCGGGGTTCTGCTGATACTGGCAGTCATCTGCCTGCTGCTTGGACTCTTCGCACCATACATCATCGAACACTACATTAACCCCGCTGTAAGCCAGGCCATGGACTACAGGCTCTACATCCAGGCGGCACTGGAATACGCGACAAAGCTGAAGATGGGCCTTTAA
- a CDS encoding Na+/H+ antiporter subunit E — protein sequence MRGVIPTALLAFITYILFTGSATPYDLATGAIIAIAVGLLMGKFLVKNDAKALNPVRWLWAVIYFLWYMLVAETKAHLDVMARILSGKYEPGIVRAPINVKTDYAKTLVANSITNTPGTVVVDMDEKYLYVNWIDTSTEDPEEARSEISADFEKFTKRIFE from the coding sequence ATGAGGGGTGTGATTCCCACCGCACTGCTCGCGTTCATTACCTACATTCTGTTCACTGGCTCTGCAACGCCCTATGATTTGGCAACTGGCGCCATCATCGCAATCGCCGTAGGACTGCTGATGGGCAAGTTCCTCGTGAAGAACGACGCTAAAGCACTGAATCCGGTCAGATGGCTTTGGGCTGTAATTTACTTCCTCTGGTACATGCTTGTGGCAGAAACAAAAGCGCACTTGGACGTGATGGCTAGAATACTCAGTGGAAAGTACGAGCCCGGAATAGTTAGAGCACCCATTAACGTGAAGACGGATTACGCCAAGACTCTGGTGGCGAACTCCATAACCAACACGCCCGGAACGGTTGTGGTGGACATGGACGAGAAGTACCTCTACGTGAACTGGATTGACACGAGCACGGAAGACCCAGAAGAAGCTAGAAGTGAAATCTCCGCCGACTTTGAGAAGTTTACAAAGAGAATATTCGAGTGA
- a CDS encoding sodium:proton antiporter: MIGFLWSLVVISLMMTLLIGLYGIARRPNIVKKLIALTIIGDTANLLVVMLGYRLTYPTAPPILPSLEKSALGSFLSTAVDPLPQALVITAVVIGMAVNVLIAFAIVQIYRLYGTLDAREIGVKRSSPLEGEKI; the protein is encoded by the coding sequence ATGATAGGCTTCCTCTGGAGCCTTGTGGTAATTTCACTCATGATGACACTACTCATCGGCCTCTACGGAATTGCCAGAAGACCCAACATCGTCAAGAAGCTCATAGCACTGACTATCATCGGTGACACCGCGAACCTGCTCGTGGTCATGCTCGGTTACCGCCTGACCTATCCGACGGCTCCCCCGATCCTCCCGAGCCTTGAGAAGAGCGCATTAGGGAGCTTCCTGAGCACCGCGGTTGACCCTCTCCCCCAGGCGCTGGTAATCACCGCCGTCGTCATTGGGATGGCTGTCAACGTTCTGATAGCCTTTGCAATCGTTCAGATCTACAGGCTCTATGGCACGCTCGACGCGAGGGAAATAGGTGTAAAACGCTCATCGCCGCTGGAGGGTGAGAAGATATGA
- a CDS encoding MnhB domain-containing protein, with amino-acid sequence MKRWIALIFLLIAVIMLAYIFQVPQPENIKPLGEFYLENSYFGDYSAKSPEVVTSILWDYRGIDTLFETAVFFLAIIGSLTIFRLTKEQEKEVKKEPTQVESLPLPIRTVTKVIVVMILAVSASIALHGHLTPGGGFQGGSALAVAPLLIIAAYSKYALEEHGLDKTRALILRSIGLLGIALVALVPLLSGGFIMQNQPIFPAEIGGQLISGSLIYYNLFEFLAVGAGFTAVFLLLSIPEEKFKKILGVKK; translated from the coding sequence ATGAAACGCTGGATTGCGCTTATCTTTTTGCTAATCGCGGTCATTATGCTGGCTTACATCTTCCAAGTCCCCCAGCCAGAGAACATCAAACCCCTTGGCGAGTTTTATCTTGAAAACAGTTATTTTGGGGATTATTCTGCTAAGAGTCCTGAGGTTGTTACCTCAATCCTCTGGGACTATCGTGGTATTGACACGCTCTTTGAGACTGCAGTGTTCTTCCTCGCAATAATAGGCAGCCTAACCATCTTCAGACTCACCAAAGAGCAGGAGAAAGAAGTTAAAAAGGAGCCAACGCAGGTGGAATCACTCCCCCTGCCGATTAGGACTGTTACTAAAGTCATCGTCGTTATGATCCTTGCAGTCTCGGCTTCGATTGCCCTGCACGGTCACTTAACGCCTGGTGGTGGTTTCCAGGGCGGTTCAGCACTGGCCGTTGCACCACTCCTCATAATAGCCGCTTATTCCAAGTACGCTCTTGAAGAACACGGATTAGATAAAACCAGGGCTTTAATCCTGCGTTCTATTGGACTGCTTGGCATAGCCTTGGTTGCTCTGGTTCCCCTCCTCAGCGGTGGCTTTATCATGCAGAACCAGCCAATATTCCCTGCTGAAATTGGAGGCCAGCTCATTAGTGGTTCCCTAATCTACTACAACCTCTTCGAGTTCCTGGCTGTTGGAGCCGGCTTTACAGCAGTGTTCCTCCTCCTAAGCATCCCAGAAGAAAAATTCAAAAAAATCCTGGGGGTGAAGAAATGA
- a CDS encoding hydrogenase subunit MbhD domain-containing protein, translating to MIEIHLLILATVAVLGMVFSYLAITEKDLLKAVGFSAVQAIAYAIAFYILMAPDIVLAYVAIAVGIYSALLVFVISKTERYEVV from the coding sequence GTGATTGAAATCCACCTGCTAATCTTAGCTACCGTCGCAGTCCTCGGTATGGTCTTCTCATACCTGGCCATCACAGAGAAGGACCTGCTCAAGGCGGTCGGATTTTCCGCTGTCCAAGCAATAGCCTACGCCATAGCCTTCTACATCCTGATGGCGCCGGACATTGTCCTGGCATACGTTGCCATAGCCGTGGGAATTTACTCCGCCCTGCTTGTCTTCGTAATAAGCAAGACCGAAAGGTACGAGGTGGTGTGA
- the mnhG gene encoding monovalent cation/H(+) antiporter subunit G: MSVLFYIGALLIVIGGICDLFGALGLLKFPNFYVRLHAATVGTIGGAVVPLFGVALLALGADFLPHRYAIAGASFITGIIVLLAAPAGAHALAYAAHKAKLVEWKPKVDHLKEVRE; this comes from the coding sequence ATGAGCGTTCTGTTTTACATAGGAGCGCTCCTGATAGTCATTGGTGGCATCTGCGACTTATTTGGTGCCCTTGGACTCTTAAAATTCCCGAACTTTTACGTTAGGTTACATGCTGCTACGGTAGGAACTATTGGAGGAGCAGTAGTGCCGTTATTCGGCGTTGCCCTGCTTGCCCTCGGTGCGGACTTCCTCCCCCACAGGTACGCCATCGCTGGTGCAAGCTTCATCACCGGCATAATAGTCCTCCTCGCAGCACCAGCGGGCGCTCACGCTTTGGCCTACGCTGCTCACAAGGCCAAGCTCGTGGAGTGGAAGCCAAAAGTCGACCACCTCAAGGAGGTGAGAGAGTGA
- a CDS encoding monovalent cation/H+ antiporter complex subunit F: MLESTFMTLMKLIIPLYIAAFIIYAVRAFRGPTVVDIILAVDCLSFDVAAFMAILAVYFKSVYLVSGAIILALWAYLLDIYVAKYLVSREVGA, from the coding sequence ATGCTCGAAAGCACGTTCATGACGCTCATGAAGCTCATCATTCCCCTTTACATAGCCGCGTTCATCATCTATGCTGTTAGGGCTTTTAGGGGTCCAACGGTAGTGGATATTATCCTTGCTGTTGACTGTCTCTCTTTCGATGTGGCAGCGTTCATGGCCATCCTTGCGGTTTACTTTAAGAGCGTTTACTTAGTGAGCGGGGCTATAATACTCGCTCTTTGGGCGTACCTGCTGGATATCTACGTTGCAAAGTACTTGGTGAGCAGGGAGGTGGGAGCATGA
- a CDS encoding formate/nitrite transporter family protein has translation MAEAKEKILYGVDTTFEAVAKKATPKFKTTPGRLLFAGFMAGAFIAFGFLLAVVASAGYSPKLFPDTGNISTFKILLGAVFPVGLIAVILAGADLWTGNVQFLSSAKAKGYADFKCVLYNWFGSYGGNFVGSIFLALLAVPLTHLFGHVGDPNTFGQVTVGIATGKVSKDILALFFLGIGCNWLVNVAIWQAARVQDGAGKILAIWFPIFAFVAIGFEHAIANMWAIPTGILLSDYAITWTQFFHNVIPVTFGNAVGGFLFVAFYYWYLSNPELTTDRVIKEIIDFLIVFMAFWVVATLIPAGIGVALDKALGKGAMYLVPLVLSAYYIVGAFVLYKKARPA, from the coding sequence ATGGCTGAAGCAAAGGAAAAAATCCTATACGGCGTAGATACAACCTTTGAGGCCGTAGCGAAGAAGGCCACCCCCAAGTTTAAGACAACCCCGGGTAGACTGCTCTTTGCCGGCTTTATGGCTGGTGCCTTCATCGCCTTCGGATTCCTCTTGGCGGTGGTTGCCTCTGCCGGATACAGCCCGAAGCTCTTCCCGGACACGGGTAACATATCCACCTTCAAAATACTCCTTGGTGCGGTCTTCCCGGTTGGCCTTATAGCGGTTATCTTAGCGGGAGCCGACCTCTGGACGGGAAATGTTCAGTTCCTCAGCTCGGCTAAGGCAAAGGGCTACGCTGACTTCAAGTGCGTTCTCTACAACTGGTTCGGAAGCTACGGTGGAAACTTCGTAGGTTCAATATTCCTCGCGCTCCTAGCCGTTCCACTGACACACTTATTTGGCCACGTTGGAGACCCGAACACCTTCGGTCAGGTCACAGTAGGCATAGCCACCGGCAAGGTCTCGAAGGATATACTGGCATTGTTCTTCCTTGGTATCGGCTGTAACTGGCTTGTCAACGTCGCGATATGGCAGGCAGCAAGGGTTCAGGACGGTGCCGGCAAGATACTTGCCATATGGTTCCCGATCTTCGCCTTCGTTGCCATAGGCTTCGAGCACGCTATAGCCAACATGTGGGCCATTCCAACGGGCATACTCCTCAGCGACTACGCCATAACCTGGACCCAGTTCTTCCACAACGTAATCCCAGTAACCTTCGGTAACGCCGTCGGTGGCTTCCTCTTTGTGGCCTTCTACTACTGGTATCTGAGCAACCCAGAGCTAACCACCGACCGCGTTATCAAAGAAATCATTGACTTCCTTATCGTTTTCATGGCTTTCTGGGTCGTCGCGACACTCATCCCAGCGGGAATCGGCGTAGCTCTCGACAAGGCCCTTGGCAAGGGTGCCATGTACCTCGTCCCACTGGTGCTCTCAGCATATTACATCGTCGGTGCCTTCGTCCTCTACAAGAAGGCCAGGCCGGCCTGA
- a CDS encoding NADH-quinone oxidoreductase subunit B family protein, whose translation MSGKPKLRSIWVFHLNTGSCNGCDIEIIDVLTPFYDVERFGIKLVGSPRHAHALLVSGPLTRQAYYGAKETIKAMPPEPRVIVAIGTCTCSGGIFYNGYPVYRRPESGREGSEYPRRGGIAELIADLRDEGEKVGPVIYIPGCPPRPEEIIYGIAQLVGLVEKRLSYQEYSDEFVRFRLPEGPVEERIRLTLRERLRHLVGYLDREKILEDFMSLVKEAEKNENPREELARLVKDYAAKCGDVRLGFCMMLLEREYWRVKDALDAGKEFVYWL comes from the coding sequence ATGAGCGGAAAGCCGAAGCTCCGCTCCATATGGGTCTTCCACCTCAACACCGGCTCGTGCAACGGCTGTGACATCGAGATAATCGACGTGCTCACACCGTTCTACGACGTCGAGCGCTTTGGAATCAAGCTAGTTGGCTCACCGAGACATGCTCATGCACTCCTCGTCTCGGGTCCGCTCACGAGACAGGCCTACTACGGCGCCAAAGAGACCATAAAGGCGATGCCTCCGGAGCCAAGGGTAATAGTCGCCATCGGAACGTGCACCTGTAGCGGAGGGATATTCTACAACGGCTATCCGGTCTACAGAAGACCCGAGAGCGGTAGAGAGGGAAGCGAGTATCCAAGGAGGGGAGGCATAGCGGAGCTTATCGCTGACTTGAGGGACGAGGGCGAGAAGGTCGGTCCGGTCATCTACATCCCCGGCTGTCCACCGAGACCGGAGGAGATAATCTACGGCATAGCACAGCTCGTGGGACTCGTCGAGAAGAGGCTCAGCTATCAGGAGTACAGCGACGAGTTTGTAAGGTTCAGACTTCCGGAGGGTCCTGTTGAAGAGAGGATTAGACTAACCCTAAGGGAGAGGCTCAGACACCTCGTAGGATACCTCGACAGGGAAAAGATCCTCGAGGATTTCATGAGCCTCGTTAAAGAGGCCGAGAAGAACGAGAATCCCAGGGAGGAGCTGGCCAGGCTCGTCAAGGACTACGCCGCCAAATGCGGGGACGTTAGACTGGGCTTCTGTATGATGCTCCTCGAAAGAGAGTACTGGAGGGTCAAAGATGCCCTGGATGCTGGTAAAGAGTTCGTATATTGGCTATAA
- a CDS encoding 4Fe-4S dicluster domain-containing protein → MAVTLKYPFVKLEAPPEYRGIPQIDPTLCIGCGACVNACPPDALLRIDDYNRGVREIVLDVGRCIRCARCEEVCPTGAIKLTNLFEAASPDRMDHVEVVRLRLVKCKNCGRYADFTERQVRKALQILPKEIIEREALEEKVWTCRNCRRKGTVDGTIEASREVVL, encoded by the coding sequence ATGGCCGTGACGCTGAAGTACCCCTTCGTGAAGCTTGAAGCCCCTCCGGAGTACAGAGGAATTCCACAGATAGACCCGACCCTCTGCATAGGCTGCGGTGCCTGCGTTAACGCCTGTCCGCCAGATGCACTCCTCAGGATAGACGACTACAACAGAGGGGTTAGAGAAATTGTCCTCGATGTGGGAAGGTGCATCCGCTGTGCTCGCTGTGAGGAGGTCTGTCCCACCGGAGCAATCAAGCTCACGAACCTCTTTGAGGCCGCTTCGCCCGACAGGATGGACCACGTGGAGGTTGTTAGGCTTAGGCTCGTGAAATGCAAAAACTGCGGCAGGTACGCCGACTTCACTGAGAGGCAGGTGAGAAAGGCCCTCCAGATTCTCCCCAAGGAGATCATCGAAAGGGAAGCCCTGGAAGAGAAGGTCTGGACCTGCAGGAACTGCAGGAGGAAAGGGACAGTTGATGGAACCATAGAAGCCAGCAGGGAGGTGGTTCTATGA
- a CDS encoding NADH-quinone oxidoreductase subunit C yields MVATDERPLNGKFSITYWLSVNGKAGDFYLGVRAYLPEDDPRFTSIAAKHRGANWYEREAMEMLGLTAEGHPDPRRLVLPDDWPSCVYPLRKDFHYSDSPPGEKFYPYKEPKKDEIIVPYGPYHVALEEAAHFRLYVKGETIVDIDYRGFYAHRGIEKISEGRLTYDQACFIAERICGICGCTHSTAYCQAVENAGGIEVPERAEYIRTIVLEIERLHSHLLNFGIACHLVGYDYGFMKAWKIREHVMWLAERLTGNRKTYGMLLVGGVRRDLLEYRKSLIEDVLKKIKTEFSELVDEATSTSTFVKRLEGVGVLPYKVAKEWDVDGPLGRGSGRDFDVRRDHPYAAYKYLDFKVPVYKEGDVLARALVRIEEVFESIWIIEQALDQMPGGDILAEYKEIPPYSEAIGMTEAPRGENIHYVMTGENNKVYRYRARAATYNNLPAVPDMMRGYTIADAPLIVASIDPCYSCTERVQVVDVESGKVRVLSETEFNKLSIKASRGV; encoded by the coding sequence ATGGTGGCCACCGACGAGAGGCCCTTAAATGGCAAGTTCAGCATCACCTACTGGCTCAGCGTTAACGGAAAGGCGGGTGACTTCTATCTCGGCGTCAGGGCTTACCTGCCGGAGGACGACCCGAGGTTCACCTCGATAGCGGCCAAGCACAGGGGCGCGAATTGGTACGAGAGGGAAGCCATGGAGATGCTCGGCCTCACTGCCGAAGGTCACCCCGATCCCAGGCGGCTCGTTCTTCCGGATGACTGGCCATCCTGCGTTTACCCGCTCAGGAAGGACTTCCACTACTCCGACAGTCCGCCGGGAGAGAAATTCTACCCCTACAAGGAACCGAAGAAGGACGAGATAATAGTTCCCTACGGACCGTACCATGTGGCCCTTGAAGAGGCAGCACACTTCAGGCTCTATGTTAAGGGAGAGACCATAGTGGACATTGACTATCGCGGCTTCTACGCCCACAGGGGCATAGAGAAGATATCCGAGGGAAGGCTAACCTATGATCAGGCATGCTTCATAGCGGAGAGAATATGTGGAATCTGCGGCTGCACACACTCCACAGCCTACTGCCAGGCGGTTGAGAACGCTGGAGGTATAGAGGTTCCCGAGAGAGCCGAGTACATCAGGACGATAGTCCTCGAGATAGAGAGACTCCACAGCCACCTGCTCAACTTTGGAATAGCCTGTCACCTCGTTGGCTACGACTACGGCTTCATGAAAGCCTGGAAAATAAGGGAGCACGTGATGTGGCTCGCCGAGCGTTTAACGGGCAACAGAAAGACCTACGGAATGCTCCTTGTCGGTGGCGTTAGGAGAGACCTTCTGGAGTACAGAAAATCCCTGATAGAAGACGTTCTCAAGAAGATAAAGACCGAGTTCAGTGAGCTCGTCGATGAGGCAACCTCAACGAGCACCTTCGTGAAGCGCCTTGAAGGCGTTGGGGTTCTGCCCTACAAGGTCGCCAAGGAGTGGGACGTTGATGGGCCCCTTGGCAGAGGCTCCGGAAGGGACTTTGATGTCAGAAGGGACCACCCGTACGCGGCCTACAAGTACCTCGACTTCAAGGTCCCAGTCTACAAAGAGGGTGACGTTCTGGCGAGGGCCCTCGTCAGAATAGAGGAAGTTTTCGAGAGCATATGGATAATAGAGCAGGCCCTCGACCAGATGCCCGGAGGAGACATTCTGGCGGAGTACAAGGAGATACCCCCGTACTCGGAAGCGATAGGCATGACCGAGGCACCGAGGGGAGAGAACATTCACTACGTCATGACCGGCGAGAACAACAAGGTCTACAGGTACAGGGCCAGGGCGGCAACCTACAACAACCTGCCAGCTGTTCCCGACATGATGCGCGGCTACACGATAGCGGATGCCCCGCTCATAGTTGCCAGCATTGATCCGTGCTACTCCTGTACAGAGAGGGTTCAGGTAGTCGACGTCGAAAGCGGGAAGGTTAGGGTTCTCAGCGAGACGGAGTTCAACAAGCTCTCCATAAAGGCCTCCAGGGGGGTCTGA
- a CDS encoding proton-conducting transporter membrane subunit, translating to MEGLFTLTVILYLASIPAAIAFRRNYRTSLNAGHLLTTLASLSLLVFTVMAIPNVLNGNAIDITYNLGVFSIPFHIDGLSLIMCFVLSVLGLATSIYSPCYMEFYKELGKGWVYIMLYSAFVLSMVLIVTVSNLLWFLFLWEVMTLASYVLMVWEYEEEYVRKAGWKYFVSMHLASTLPLVIALALIYAKTGSISGLDFSAIAKLHLGPIYYLLFLIGFGSKAGAVPVHFWLPDAHPAAPSNVSALMSGVMIKVAVYGLVRTTCFLLGPTVSFGYVVAIIGTITLTVGTLYALKQTDAKRLLAYHSVGQMGYIWLGIGVGILFLAKGGEWSAFGAVALAAGLYHLVNHALFKGLLFLSAGSMLYRTHSRDLNKLRGLARVMPLTAIFTLVAAMSIAGTPPFNGFMSKWLIYQSTFLSNNGLIVFLGVMALFISAATLASFIKFYTTAFGGEPTEFTKDAEEVPSSMLIAKGFLASLCLLFGLVPSLILPILLSPGAALAGIDVSGLTDTNYWLVTIKAPLMPTGAESYFKPLLFATLFGVLFLGMYLLFPVSKKTYRPWTLGEPVAMEHYKFKAINYYEPFEEYIHPLYHTGHVLSEFGSALIGAVANAYVSTATALHKACDSISREIAGIGKAYERKCPEVYFDEYFLAPLVKIARVSGVLLDEGFMRPNAALTIALVILGVIFALMVL from the coding sequence ATGGAGGGACTGTTCACTCTCACCGTTATCCTCTATCTTGCATCAATACCTGCCGCGATAGCCTTCAGGAGAAACTATAGGACCTCTCTCAACGCTGGACATCTGCTCACGACGCTTGCTTCGCTCTCGCTATTGGTCTTTACAGTTATGGCCATTCCGAACGTCCTCAATGGCAACGCGATAGACATTACATACAACCTGGGAGTCTTCAGCATACCATTCCACATTGATGGGCTTTCATTGATAATGTGCTTCGTCCTCAGTGTTCTTGGACTGGCCACTTCAATCTACTCACCGTGCTACATGGAGTTCTACAAGGAACTTGGAAAGGGCTGGGTTTACATCATGCTCTACTCAGCTTTCGTCCTCTCAATGGTGCTTATAGTCACGGTGTCAAATCTGCTCTGGTTCCTCTTCCTCTGGGAGGTCATGACTTTAGCCTCCTACGTCCTCATGGTGTGGGAGTATGAGGAAGAGTATGTGAGAAAAGCAGGCTGGAAGTACTTTGTAAGTATGCACCTAGCTAGTACCCTACCTCTTGTCATAGCCCTAGCACTCATCTATGCAAAGACAGGCTCAATATCGGGTCTCGACTTTTCAGCCATAGCGAAGCTCCACCTAGGGCCCATCTACTACCTCTTGTTCCTGATAGGGTTTGGAAGCAAGGCCGGCGCTGTCCCAGTACACTTCTGGCTCCCAGACGCACATCCCGCAGCTCCCAGCAACGTGTCCGCTTTGATGAGTGGTGTCATGATTAAGGTTGCCGTCTACGGCCTCGTAAGGACGACCTGCTTCCTCTTGGGTCCAACGGTTTCATTCGGCTATGTAGTGGCCATAATAGGTACTATAACGCTGACAGTTGGAACGCTCTATGCCCTCAAGCAAACCGACGCGAAGAGACTCCTGGCTTACCACAGTGTCGGTCAGATGGGTTACATATGGCTCGGGATAGGTGTTGGAATACTATTCCTCGCCAAAGGGGGCGAATGGAGCGCCTTCGGAGCGGTGGCACTAGCCGCCGGTCTTTACCATCTCGTGAACCACGCACTCTTCAAGGGACTGCTCTTCCTATCGGCAGGTTCAATGCTCTATAGAACCCACAGCAGGGACCTTAACAAACTGAGGGGACTGGCGAGGGTTATGCCACTCACCGCCATCTTCACGCTCGTTGCCGCGATGTCCATAGCGGGAACCCCGCCGTTTAACGGATTCATGAGTAAGTGGCTCATCTATCAGTCAACCTTCCTGTCAAACAATGGACTTATCGTGTTCCTTGGGGTTATGGCCCTCTTCATAAGCGCAGCGACGCTAGCTTCGTTCATCAAGTTCTACACGACCGCGTTTGGAGGAGAACCGACGGAGTTTACGAAGGACGCTGAGGAAGTCCCATCCTCGATGCTCATCGCCAAGGGCTTCTTGGCGTCACTCTGCCTCCTCTTTGGACTGGTTCCAAGCCTCATCCTGCCGATACTGCTTTCGCCAGGGGCAGCCCTAGCAGGCATAGATGTCTCAGGATTGACGGACACAAACTACTGGCTTGTTACGATTAAAGCTCCGCTCATGCCGACGGGAGCAGAAAGCTACTTCAAACCGCTACTCTTTGCGACACTCTTCGGCGTGCTCTTCCTCGGCATGTACCTGCTCTTCCCAGTTTCAAAGAAAACCTACAGACCCTGGACCCTCGGTGAACCCGTGGCGATGGAGCACTACAAGTTCAAGGCGATAAACTACTACGAGCCCTTCGAGGAGTACATCCACCCGCTCTACCACACCGGCCACGTTCTCAGCGAGTTCGGCTCCGCCCTGATCGGAGCAGTCGCCAATGCGTACGTCTCAACGGCCACGGCCCTCCACAAGGCCTGCGATTCCATAAGCAGGGAAATAGCAGGGATCGGCAAGGCATACGAGAGGAAGTGCCCCGAGGTATACTTTGACGAGTACTTCCTTGCCCCCCTGGTCAAAATAGCGAGGGTCTCGGGAGTGCTCCTTGATGAAGGCTTCATGAGGCCCAACGCGGCGCTCACAATAGCCCTGGTAATCCTGGGAGTGATATTCGCCCTGATGGTGCTGTGA